One genomic window of Quercus lobata isolate SW786 chromosome 9, ValleyOak3.0 Primary Assembly, whole genome shotgun sequence includes the following:
- the LOC115958920 gene encoding F-box/kelch-repeat protein At3g23880-like yields the protein MMSQERGAILRRRTKDDLPDETVLDILARLPVKSLLRFRCVCKPWYSSIANPNFISTHLPNHNHQGGYVIHIPRNIPEPSSSIPGSSRSSGQVCTLACDRTYETIFDFRFPFTHQSGFPHFVGSCNGILCFSYNTAAWSNVFYLWNPSIRKFKRLPDTQLPIMTFGIGCDSQNNDFKVVGIPQAFAKTKPPPEVGVYSLSSDSWKRVELGIELRPTVCYYNVNNSTALPFVCGHLHWMLKIVEDVGGHARLSADMLLSFDVNSEKLKQLPLPDVEGSCFMKFVTSLKGKLALIEYRSGAQPHSTLCSIWVMREYGVIDSWDKFCVLSIENLLDFIGFTKYGLLLVQKGSWLVSTNSKLKRKHKYLLIDLKTLHEKEISTQVNYHLEVATYMESLALLDGRNVVSY from the coding sequence ATGATGTCCCAAGAACGAGGAGCGATCCTCCGACGTAGGACGAAGGATGATCTCCCAGACGAAACCGTGTTGGACATCCTAGCAAGGCTACCTGTGAAATCACTCCTAAGATTCAGGTGCGTCTGCAAACCTTGGTACTCTTCCATAGCCAACCCCAATTTCATCTCTACCCACCTCCCTAATCACAATCATCAAGGTGGTTATGTCATACACATTCCTAGGAATATTCCCGAACCTTCATCTTCTATTCCTGGTTCTTCACGTTCTAGCGGTCAAGTCTGTACTCTCGCTTGCGACCGCACCTATGAAACCATATTCGACTTTAGATTTCCCTTCACCCATCAATCTGGGTTTCCCCACTTTGTGGGTTCATGTAATGGAATATTGTGTTTCAGTTATAATACTGCAGCATGGTCTAATGTTTTTTACTTGTGGAACCCcagtattagaaaatttaagagGTTGCCCGATACCCAGTTACCTATTATGACATTCGGAATTGGGTGTGATTCCCAGAATAATGACTTCAAGGTTGTTGGGATTCCACAGGCATTTGCCAAGACTAAGCCTCCCCCTGAGGTTGGGGTGTACTCATTAAGTTCGGATTCATGGAAAAGAGTTGAACTTGGAATCGAGTTGAGACCCACTGTTTGTTACTACAATGTGAATAATTCTACGGCATTACCATTTGTTTGTGGacatttgcattggatgttaaAAATTGTAGAAGATGTAGGTGGACACGCGAGGCTTTCTGCTGATATGCTTTTGTCGTTTGATGTCAATAGTGAGAAACTCAAACAGCTACCACTGCCTGATGTTGAAGGAAGTTGTTTTATGAAATTCGTTACATCATTGAAGGGGAAGCTGGCTTTGATTGAATATAGAAGTGGTGCCCAGCCGCATAGCACGCTATGCTCCATTTGGGTGATGAGGGAGTATGGTGTGATTGATTCCTGGGATAAATTTTGTGTTCTATCAATTGAAAATCTTCTTGATTTCATTGGTTTCACCAAGTATGGCTTACTTCTAGTTCAAAAGGGGTCTTGGCTGGTCTCTACCAACagtaaattaaaaaggaaacaTAAGTATCTTTTAATTGACCTCAAAACTCTTCATGAGAAGGAGATTAGCACTCAAGTGAATTATCATTTAGAGGTAGCTACTTACATGGAGAGCCTTGCTTTACTAGATGGAAGAAATGTGGTATCTTACTAA